The Clarias gariepinus isolate MV-2021 ecotype Netherlands chromosome 4, CGAR_prim_01v2, whole genome shotgun sequence genome window below encodes:
- the cxcr3.2 gene encoding C-X-C chemokine receptor type 3-2 yields METTDLVTTVSLSYPSFPDYSEDDEDYGDSSPCDLTETWRFTRLFAPTAYIIVFILAVLGNVLVLFVIRRYRRSHSPCSFSLTDTFLLHLAISDLLLALTLPFFAGQWINGWVFGIGICKVAGALFSLNVYCGVLFLACISFDRYLAIVHAVHTSWRHNTCLAQLACTVIWICCIGLAVIDIHFRNVVSLPGYEKDVCLLDFNSKDSEKWHLSLQLVSLVLGFGLPLLVMLYCYLHIFHSLCRTSSRRQKRRSLRLIISLVAVFVICWAPYNIFKMVDSLSRLNIVTPSCTLNYVLDISILVTETLGLSHSAFNPLLYGFVGVKFRRELFKMFKTVLRSVRCLGMTERVHSQGISRRPTGSFSSAESDNTSYFSVVA; encoded by the exons ATGGAAACTACAGATTTGGTGACAACAGTATCACTT AGTTATCCATCTTTTCCTGATTATTCGGAAGATGACGAGGATTATGGGGATTCCTCACCCTGTGACCTGACAGAGACATGGCGCTTTACTCGTCTGTTTGCCCCAACAGCCTACATCATAGTCTTCATCCTAGCTGTTCTGGGAAATGTGCTAGTGCTGTTTGTGATCCGCCGCTATCGTCGGTCTCACAGTCCCTGCTCCTTCTCTCTGACCGACACATTCCTGCTTCACCTCGCCATCTCAGACCTTCTTCTAGCTTTGACGCTGCCCTTCTTTGCAGGCCAGTGGATTAATGGGTGGGTGTTCGGCATAGGAATATGTAAAGTGGCAGGTGCACTCTTTTCCCTGAATGTCTACTGCGGTGTGCTCTTCCTTGCCTGCATCAGCTTCGATCGCTACTTGGCCATTGTCCATGCTGTCCACACCAGCTGGAGGCACAATACATGCCTGGCTCAGTTAGCCTGTACAGTGATCTGGATCTGCTGCATAGGTCTTGCTGTCATTGACATACACTTCCGAAATGTGGTGTCGCTACCTGGCTATGAGAAGGATGTATGCCTTTTAGATTTCAACAGTAAAGATTCTGAAAAATGGCATCTTAGCCTGCAGCTCGTCAGCCTGGTGTTAGGGTTTGGCCTCCCACTACTGGTAATGCTCTACTGCTACTTGCACATTTTTCACTCACTGTGCCGCACAAGCTCACGCAGGCAGAAGCGACGCTCTCTCAGGCTCATCATCTCCCTAGTGGCTGTGTTTGTGATTTGCTGGGCACCATACAATATCTTCAAGATGGTTGACAGCCTAAGCCGACTGAACATAGTGACCCCCAGCTGCACGCTGAACTACGTGCTTGATATCAGCATCCTAGTGACAGAGACCTTGGGACTTTCTCACAGTGCCTTCAACCCACTACTATATGGATTTGTGGGTGTCAAATTCCGTCGTGAACTTTTCAAGATGTTTAAGACAGTTCTGAGATCTGTTAGGTGCCTTGGGATGACCGAAAGGGTCCACAGTCAAGGAATA